The following are encoded in a window of Verrucomicrobiota bacterium genomic DNA:
- a CDS encoding prepilin-type N-terminal cleavage/methylation domain-containing protein, with translation MKTVRSFHRTTRILRRRRGGFTLIELLVVIAIIAILAAMLLPALSKAKTKAIKIKCASNLKQIGIASLMYAGDYNDWFPPLQDPTTKSVGNWPWDIPAYVANLLTRNGAQRHVLYDPGFPKQDNNELWRFTTDSLGEETIRDQGYRVAGYQFAWLYAARIRATNITEKSVNTKPWRMRDGTEINPGPAERVSVADAVISEGENQTDRTRNRYTKINGGWAGHQSAHLNSTGRLPEGGNLLYADGHVAWQKFEKMYVRTDGGPSFWW, from the coding sequence ATGAAAACAGTTCGTTCCTTCCATCGAACAACTCGAATCTTGCGGCGGCGCCGCGGCGGTTTCACCCTCATCGAACTTCTCGTCGTGATCGCCATCATCGCGATCCTGGCGGCGATGCTGTTGCCCGCGCTGTCCAAGGCCAAGACCAAAGCCATCAAGATCAAGTGCGCCAGCAATCTGAAGCAGATTGGCATTGCGTCGCTCATGTACGCCGGCGATTACAACGACTGGTTCCCGCCGCTCCAGGATCCGACCACCAAGTCCGTGGGCAACTGGCCCTGGGACATCCCCGCTTACGTGGCTAATCTCCTCACCCGAAACGGCGCGCAGCGGCACGTGCTTTACGATCCCGGCTTCCCCAAGCAGGATAACAACGAGCTCTGGAGATTCACCACGGACTCCCTCGGAGAAGAGACGATTCGGGACCAGGGTTATCGCGTCGCCGGTTATCAATTTGCCTGGCTTTACGCGGCTCGCATTCGCGCCACCAACATCACGGAAAAAAGCGTGAACACCAAACCGTGGCGCATGCGCGACGGCACGGAAATCAATCCGGGGCCGGCCGAACGCGTCAGCGTCGCCGACGCCGTGATCTCCGAAGGCGAAAACCAAACCGATCGAACCCGCAACCGCTACACCAAGATCAATGGCGGCTGGGCCGGCCATCAAAGCGCGCACCTCAACTCGACGGGAAGGCTCCCCGAAGGCGGCAACTTGCTCTACGCCGACGGCCACGTGGCGTGGCAGAAATTCGAGAAGATGTACGTCCGCACCGACGGCGGCCCGAGCTTCTGGTGGTAA
- a CDS encoding addiction module protein, whose translation MTAMLKKKANDLVAKLKPEERIELADMLYASLPRGYQAEADKAWAAEIDRRLDEYEAGRAIVLTSEESFARARKALREARRASVRRKS comes from the coding sequence ATGACTGCAATGCTCAAGAAAAAGGCAAATGACTTGGTAGCGAAACTGAAGCCTGAGGAACGCATTGAATTGGCTGACATGCTCTACGCCAGCCTCCCTCGGGGATACCAGGCGGAAGCGGACAAAGCGTGGGCTGCGGAGATCGACCGCCGTCTTGACGAATATGAGGCGGGCCGTGCCATAGTGCTGACTTCGGAAGAATCGTTCGCCCGCGCGCGAAAGGCCCTTCGTGAAGCCCGTCGCGCATCTGTCCGACGCAAATCTTGA
- a CDS encoding citramalate synthase has protein sequence MKPEVEIYDTTLRDGSQGEGINFSAADKLRIAERIDAFGIHYIEGGWPGSNPKDMEFFLHARRRKWRNARIAAFSMTRRRGISVEKDDLMRQILEAETPVVTIVGKSWLLHVTEVLRARPDENLAMIADTIRFLKDHGKKVIYDAEHAFDGFKDDPGYALATWQAAEHAGAACIVLCDTNGGCLPAEIARITKDAKSKLTARLGIHTHDDIGVGVANAVAALEVGATHVQGTINGYGERTGNCSLTSVIPIVHFKMQKLGVPASSLVKLRELSEFVDEIANVRHDPRRPWVGQTAFAHKGGMHVHAIDRITRAYEHINPEAVGNQRRVLVSDLSGRVNVLLKAKELGFELAPDQPETREITALIKERESQGYEYEAAEASLALLIRGVLDHNPELLFTVDAYHVSMRRQGSESLCEATVKVRVGSAVHHTVAEGDGPVNALDGALRSALAKSFPKIRKVALTDYKVRILDGVAGTAAKTRVLITSTDGKRDWGTVGVSENILTASLQALVDSMEYALVRK, from the coding sequence ATGAAACCCGAAGTAGAAATCTACGACACGACCCTGCGCGACGGCAGCCAGGGCGAAGGCATCAATTTTTCAGCGGCGGACAAACTTCGCATCGCTGAGCGCATTGATGCGTTCGGGATTCATTATATTGAAGGCGGCTGGCCGGGCAGCAATCCCAAGGACATGGAATTCTTCCTCCATGCCCGCCGCCGAAAATGGAGAAACGCCAGGATCGCCGCCTTCAGCATGACCCGCCGCAGGGGGATCTCCGTCGAAAAGGACGACCTGATGCGGCAAATCCTCGAAGCCGAGACGCCCGTGGTCACTATTGTTGGCAAATCCTGGCTCCTGCACGTCACCGAAGTGCTCCGCGCCCGGCCGGACGAAAACCTCGCGATGATCGCCGACACCATCCGGTTTTTGAAGGACCACGGGAAGAAAGTGATCTATGACGCCGAGCACGCGTTTGACGGATTCAAGGACGATCCCGGATACGCCCTGGCCACGTGGCAAGCCGCGGAACACGCGGGCGCCGCATGCATCGTGTTGTGCGATACCAACGGCGGCTGCTTGCCGGCCGAGATCGCGCGCATCACGAAAGACGCGAAGAGCAAGCTGACCGCGCGGTTGGGTATTCACACGCACGACGACATTGGCGTCGGCGTCGCCAATGCCGTCGCGGCCCTGGAAGTCGGAGCGACGCACGTCCAGGGGACGATCAACGGTTATGGGGAACGGACGGGCAATTGCAGCCTGACGAGCGTCATTCCAATCGTTCATTTCAAAATGCAGAAGCTCGGCGTTCCGGCCAGTTCGCTGGTGAAGCTCCGGGAACTGTCCGAGTTCGTGGACGAGATCGCGAACGTCCGCCATGATCCTCGCCGGCCCTGGGTCGGCCAGACCGCCTTCGCCCACAAGGGCGGGATGCACGTCCACGCCATTGACCGCATCACGCGCGCCTACGAGCACATCAACCCGGAGGCGGTGGGGAATCAGCGCCGCGTGCTCGTGAGCGATTTGAGCGGGCGGGTGAATGTCTTGCTTAAAGCGAAGGAGCTTGGATTCGAGCTCGCGCCGGATCAGCCTGAAACGCGGGAGATCACGGCTCTCATCAAGGAACGCGAGAGCCAGGGCTACGAATATGAAGCCGCGGAAGCTTCGCTGGCCCTGCTCATCCGCGGCGTGCTCGATCACAATCCCGAACTCCTCTTCACTGTGGATGCCTATCATGTCTCCATGCGCCGCCAGGGCAGCGAATCTCTGTGTGAAGCGACCGTCAAGGTCCGGGTCGGCAGCGCGGTGCATCACACGGTTGCCGAGGGCGACGGGCCCGTGAATGCGCTGGATGGCGCGCTCCGCTCCGCGTTGGCGAAGTCTTTTCCCAAGATCCGAAAAGTTGCGCTGACGGATTACAAGGTGCGCATTCTGGATGGCGTCGCCGGCACCGCGGCCAAAACTCGCGTGCTGATCACCTCGACCGATGGCAAGCGCGATTGGGGCACCGTGGGGGTGAGTGAAAATATTCTCACCGCCAGCCTCCAGGCGCTGGTGGACAGCATGGAATACGCGCTGGTGAGAAAATAA
- a CDS encoding D-aminoacylase has translation MSMRAPTKFQLVCSLAASATIMRAEPFSLILRNGTIYDGGGGAPFVGDVALNGETIAAVGALRDARATKEVNAAGLAVAPGFINMLSWATESLIHDGRSQSDIRQGVTLEIFGEGESLGPLNARMKREMQESQGDIKYPIRWTTLGQYLEFLVRRGVSCNVASFVGATTVRIHELGYADRPPTAAELERMKKLVRQAMEEGALGVGSSLIYAPAFYARTDELIALAKVASEYGGTYISHLRSEGNTFLEALDELITISRAANIPAEIYHLKAAGQENWSKLDQALREVEEARAAGLKITADMYTYTAGATGLDAAMPPWVQEGGYKAWAARLKNPEIRERVKKEMVTPTREWESLYLAAGSPEKVLLVGFKNPKLKPLTGKTLSEVASLRGKSPEETAIDLVIEDGSRVGTVYFLMAEDNVRKQVKLPWVSFGSDAASLAPEGVFLKANPHPRAYGNFARLLGQYVRDEKLISLEEAIRRLTSLPAENLKLERRGRLKPGYIADVVVFDPQKIQDHAAFEKPHQYSTGMVHVFVNGTQVLRDGKHTGARPGRVVRGPGWRTGRLK, from the coding sequence ATGAGCATGCGCGCGCCCACCAAATTTCAGCTCGTTTGCAGCCTGGCCGCTTCGGCGACGATCATGCGAGCCGAACCATTCAGCCTCATCCTCCGCAACGGCACCATCTACGACGGCGGCGGCGGCGCTCCTTTCGTCGGTGACGTCGCCCTCAATGGCGAGACCATCGCGGCCGTCGGCGCCTTGCGTGACGCGCGAGCAACGAAGGAAGTGAATGCAGCGGGCCTGGCTGTCGCGCCGGGCTTTATCAACATGCTCAGTTGGGCGACGGAATCGCTCATCCACGATGGCCGTTCACAGAGTGATATCCGCCAGGGAGTGACCTTGGAAATCTTCGGTGAAGGCGAGTCGCTCGGTCCTCTCAACGCCCGGATGAAGAGGGAAATGCAGGAATCTCAAGGCGACATCAAATATCCCATCCGCTGGACGACGCTGGGGCAATATTTGGAATTCCTGGTCCGGCGCGGCGTTTCCTGCAATGTGGCTTCCTTCGTCGGCGCAACGACGGTCCGCATCCACGAGCTCGGGTACGCGGACCGGCCACCTACGGCCGCCGAACTTGAGCGGATGAAGAAGCTCGTGAGGCAGGCCATGGAAGAAGGCGCGCTGGGTGTCGGGTCCTCCTTGATCTACGCGCCCGCATTCTATGCCCGGACGGATGAATTGATCGCGCTGGCCAAAGTCGCTTCGGAATACGGCGGGACTTACATTTCGCACCTGCGCAGCGAGGGGAACACTTTCCTCGAAGCGCTCGACGAATTGATCACCATTTCTCGCGCGGCCAACATCCCGGCCGAGATTTATCACCTGAAAGCCGCGGGCCAAGAAAACTGGAGCAAATTGGACCAGGCCCTCCGCGAGGTGGAGGAAGCCCGAGCCGCCGGCCTTAAGATCACCGCCGACATGTACACTTACACCGCGGGCGCCACAGGTCTCGACGCCGCCATGCCGCCCTGGGTGCAGGAAGGCGGCTACAAAGCCTGGGCCGCGCGCCTCAAGAATCCGGAGATCCGCGAACGCGTCAAAAAGGAAATGGTCACGCCAACACGCGAATGGGAGAGCCTTTACCTTGCCGCAGGTTCGCCGGAGAAAGTTTTGCTGGTCGGTTTCAAAAACCCGAAGCTGAAACCGCTCACCGGAAAAACGCTCTCGGAAGTCGCCTCCCTCCGCGGCAAATCTCCGGAGGAGACCGCGATCGATCTGGTCATCGAAGACGGCAGCCGCGTCGGCACGGTGTATTTTCTGATGGCGGAGGACAATGTTCGGAAGCAGGTGAAATTGCCGTGGGTGAGTTTTGGCTCCGATGCGGCGTCCCTTGCGCCCGAAGGGGTATTCTTGAAGGCGAATCCGCACCCCCGCGCTTATGGAAATTTTGCGCGGTTGCTCGGCCAGTACGTCCGCGACGAAAAGCTGATCTCGTTGGAGGAAGCCATTCGGCGGTTAACTTCCTTGCCGGCTGAGAATCTCAAGCTCGAGCGGCGCGGCCGGCTCAAGCCAGGTTACATCGCCGACGTGGTTGTCTTCGATCCGCAGAAGATCCAAGACCACGCCGCGTTCGAGAAGCCGCACCAGTACTCGACGGGAATGGTCCACGTCTTTGTCAACGGCACGCAAGTCCTGCGGGATGGCAAACACACGGGCGCCAGGCCGGGGCGCGTGGTCCGGGGTCCAGGGTGGAGAACGGGGCGGCTGAAATGA
- a CDS encoding type II toxin-antitoxin system RelE/ParE family toxin, giving the protein MAAAALRYDLQLPGLGERFLNAVAAAEHTIQTHPEIGVPYRRATRKWLVKRFPYAIIYRVEADRILVVAVAHAKRRESYWASRLVVRFVNTLTFVAPNLAWGKARRASIPRQWGCDRGATQPQAKFGATRRAAVLFRQTSLLAPYRSTSGYARRSRLVWPKNPLPRT; this is encoded by the coding sequence ATGGCTGCGGCCGCGCTTCGGTATGACCTGCAGTTGCCGGGCCTGGGTGAACGCTTCCTCAATGCCGTGGCTGCGGCAGAACATACAATTCAGACTCACCCTGAGATTGGAGTGCCTTACAGGCGTGCAACACGGAAGTGGCTGGTGAAACGCTTCCCTTATGCCATCATCTACCGTGTGGAGGCTGATCGAATCCTGGTTGTGGCCGTTGCCCACGCGAAACGGCGTGAGAGTTATTGGGCCTCTCGCTTAGTGGTCCGTTTCGTAAATACGCTCACGTTCGTTGCGCCCAATTTGGCCTGGGGCAAGGCGCGACGAGCGAGCATCCCCCGCCAGTGGGGCTGTGACCGAGGAGCAACGCAGCCCCAGGCAAAATTCGGCGCAACCCGAAGGGCGGCAGTTCTTTTTCGCCAGACTTCGTTGCTTGCTCCTTACAGATCCACTTCGGGATATGCTCGTCGCTCGCGCCTCGTCTGGCCGAAAAATCCCTTGCCGCGAACGTGA